The sequence GTGTATGTCGAGAACGACGCGTTTCAAACGATTCTTCTCGTCGCGTTCAGCCTGCTCGCGTTCGATGAACTTCGTCGCGAACGTCGCTGACACGGGCACGTTCACCGGCACGAACTGTGGCTTGTTGCCTTTCTTCATCATCAATGTGAAGTTGATCGAGTTCATCGTCGTCACGACCGCCGATGCCGGCGCGTCGTCCGCCGCGTCGTCGGGCGGCTGCAATATTCCCGACGCGTCTGAATCGTTGTTCGCGCCGTACAATTCGGCGGCCATCGTCGACGTGATGACGCCGCGCTTTTTCGCCTTGTTGCACCCCTTCAGGTGCATCGGCATCGCGATGTCGACCGGCGGCGCTTTCATCGCCTCTTGCGCGCGCGCTTGCAAACTGTCGATCATCATCTTGTCGAACGCCGACATGAAGTCGTCGTCTTCCGTGCACTTCATGTGCTTCGGCCCGCCGGTCAACACGTGACAACGATCGTCGTTATTGTCTTCCCCGGCCGACAGGTAATCATCGTCTACCCCCTCGTCGTCGCCGTGTTCGTCTTCAGCTGTCAAACGCTGCTCAGTCAGCGATAAACTCCCACTCCGCTCCTCCGTGCTTTCCTGCGTGCTGCCCTCGTCATCAGACGCAGTCGCCGCCGATGAACGAGGTTCGCCGATCTCGTCGGCTTCGTCGGTCTCTTCGATCGGCGCGAGATTACCGTCGTCCGAAAATGACAATCGCTCCGGCAGGGCCTCGTCGAGTTTCGACTTGAATTCGTTTTCGATTTTGCCGACGGCTTCGTTCGCCTCGTCGAGCGTTTCGAACAACGCGATCTTCGCGCGGATCGCCTCCAGCGAGTCTTTCACCATGTTGTCGACGTCCATCGGGAACGGTCGCTGATCGGTCCAGATGGCGCGCGAACGTTTGTACAAATAGTAACGCTGAAAATACGTCAGGAAATAGTCGAGTTTCTTCCTGCTGCTGCCGCGGTCGAAGAACTGTCCGCACGTGTCCAACAACACGCACACGAGCCGTATACGGAATAGATGTTCGGGCTGATCGAGCGGGGACGGCACGCTTTCGTCGAGCGATACGCCGAACGTGATGAATGAGTACAACGTTTTAAAAACGACCGCGGATTCGACCATGCGATAGTTGTACAGTTCGCCGAGGTACTTCGCCGTGCTCACGCGACGCTGGTTGAACTTCGGCGCATTGATCTCCATGCCGACGCGCACGTCTTCGAGAACGCCGTCGACGACGAGCACGGCGATGTTCTCGTGAAACGGCGCAAGACCGGCGAGCAGATTCGCGAGGCAGTGAACATTGTTGAAGCGCACATTCCACACCGCCGTCAAACACTTCGCCGCATAGTTGCGCAAGTCGTCGTCGTCCCAGTCGAGTTTACGCATCTGCCGCAACATCTTCTCGACCGTGTGCTTCGTCAAGTCGTCGTAGAGGATTTTGCGGATGTACTCGTGCATCGGTGGTCGCTCCTTTTTCGTCGTCTGCACGGTGTCCGGCGGGTTGCAGTAGTAGTACGCGTTTTCGATCATCGCCGTGTAGCGACTGTCGAGGTGCAACGCCGCTTTCTTGCGCACCATCACATCGAGGTAGACTTTCGTGCGTTGATGCGAATCGGCGCTGCGATAGAGAAACCGGCCGCACGTGTCGAGCAACGAACACGCCATCTCGATGTTGTGGTGGCTGAAATCGTACATGAGCATGCGCAGGAAGTGCAATGCGTCCGATTTCGGAAACATGTTGAACTTGACGAGTTCGCCGATGAATCGCACCGTCTTCAACTTCGACTCGATGTTTATCTGGTCCTTTTTGCGTACGTGCCATCGGAAGTCGCTGCTGAGCAACTGCGCGAGTTCTTGCGACACGTCGGGCATGCACGGGTACAGAATCGCGACTAACCGCGAGTAGAACGGCAACAGGTCGTAACGCGTGCGCTGCACGGTAAACAAAACGCGCACGAGTTTCTTGCGATTCGCCTTCGTGTTCAGGTTCATGCAGAAATCGATCGCCGCCTTGTCGATCAGTTCGCGATTGACGCAATTCGGCAGCGATTGAATGAACGCTTCGAAAATCAACTTCATACAACCGCTcgtgtcgtcgtcg is a genomic window of Tubulanus polymorphus chromosome 5, tnTubPoly1.2, whole genome shotgun sequence containing:
- the LOC141905009 gene encoding regulator of nonsense transcripts 2-like is translated as MEKNEEVKQPDDGSEGKNIELIEKEEKETLIAYIKDVEEKIKLKAELRAKNSNAAENRPDSESFFGKLDSSLKKNRAFVKKVHSLSEAQRETLVNDFNALNLTKYIGEVASAITEAKLKMTDVGCAVYICSLLHQRYVEFSPALLENWLKVLPSKKEEKAINASKLRVDLRFFADLVAVRVFSEKVGLPVLSTQLSLLINTDKEEHNNLTIILSFCRHCGDDWAGLLARKIRMLSEKFATPVPRSQVLVADRQKACRNLIKDYYVSLSKHLVAEHKNLKNMERQNRKTLHMKGELTTERKEKFEAAQSAWQKLQSNAAQFADILDEDLPEFAEEENAENDGLGLDAFGDKIAEYPFDADVELFEDEETKAFYITFPDLKAMVPGILYRDSEQTTSDKVATGDGGGVTTTVEDESLNVEDVEKEIEKEMELEGSKKDEPEPVNVEVEADIDDDDTSGCMKLIFEAFIQSLPNCVNRELIDKAAIDFCMNLNTKANRKKLVRVLFTVQRTRYDLLPFYSRLVAILYPCMPDVSQELAQLLSSDFRWHVRKKDQINIESKLKTVRFIGELVKFNMFPKSDALHFLRMLMYDFSHHNIEMACSLLDTCGRFLYRSADSHQRTKVYLDVMVRKKAALHLDSRYTAMIENAYYYCNPPDTVQTTKKERPPMHEYIRKILYDDLTKHTVEKMLRQMRKLDWDDDDLRNYAAKCLTAVWNVRFNNVHCLANLLAGLAPFHENIAVLVVDGVLEDVRVGMEINAPKFNQRRVSTAKYLGELYNYRMVESAVVFKTLYSFITFGVSLDESVPSPLDQPEHLFRIRLVCVLLDTCGQFFDRGSSRKKLDYFLTYFQRYYLYKRSRAIWTDQRPFPMDVDNMVKDSLEAIRAKIALFETLDEANEAVGKIENEFKSKLDEALPERLSFSDDGNLAPIEETDEADEIGEPRSSAATASDDEGSTQESTEERSGSLSLTEQRLTAEDEHGDDEGVDDDYLSAGEDNNDDRCHVLTGGPKHMKCTEDDDFMSAFDKMMIDSLQARAQEAMKAPPVDIAMPMHLKGCNKAKKRGVITSTMAAELYGANNDSDASGILQPPDDAADDAPASAVVTTMNSINFTLMMKKGNKPQFVPVNVPVSATFATKFIEREQAERDEKNRLKRVVLDIHERQEEEDYQEMLAGMNRPPPVNLNRERRLKFQHPKGAPDADAIFGSKKF